A stretch of DNA from Bacteroidales bacterium:
GGCAACATCATTGAAAACATTGAGGTGCATAAAACATTCACTCCTGATATGCCAGGTGAATCAACCGGAGGCCAGGTCGACGTAGTAACCAAGGATTTTCCCTCCAATTTTACGCTTCAATTCTCCTCTTCATTTGGTTATAACCCCCAGGTACACCTGAATAACAACTTTCTAAGCTATGAGGGTGGAAACACAGACTGGTTGGGAAGAGATGACGGCACCAGAGCTATCCCCGACCGGGCAGACCAAGCATTAGACAGAATGATTGAAGACGATCTGGGACAAATTGTTCAGGGACAGTTCACCACCGAAGAATTAATGGATATCAGCCAATCATTTAATAAAACAATGGCTCCGCGGGAAAAACAATCCTTTTTGGATCACAATCACAAGTTCTCTATAGGCAACCAAACCGACTTTCTGGGTAATCCCCTCGGTTATAATGCTGCTGTTAGCTATACCAGAAACTTCTCCTACTACAATGAAGGAACATATGGTATATATGAAGAAAGCAATACACCCTCTCCCTTAAAAATCATGGAGGATGAAAGAGGAAGCGAAAAAGTGAACATTACCGGGCTGTTAAACATGAATTACAAATTGTCCAATAACAACAAATTGGGGGTGCGTTATCTGAAGTCACAAAATGGCACCAAAAATGCCCGTTATCAGGATGGCTATTTCTTTTATGAAAACAGGCAAAATACCGACCGGAATCTCGGATTTCTGGAACGCGGCTTCGATTCTTACCAAGTCCACGGAAAACATGTATTGCCTTCACTCAACAAAATGGTCATCGACTGGATGGGGGCTTATACGGACATGCACCAGGAAGAACCAGATCTCAGGTTTTTTGAAAATCTGTATGAAATAAACAATGGCAAAGTGTCCAACTATAAGTTAAAGACCAACACTACACCAGCCCGGTTTTACAGAAATATGAACGAACAAAACTTTCATACCAAAGTAAATTTGGAATTACCGGTAAAAATTTTCGAAGGCGATTCAAAACTGAAAGTGGGAGCTGAATATTCAAACAAAAACCGAAACCTGAATAATACAAAATTCTCCCTTACTTATAATATGACCAGTTTTCCCACCGGAGAGCCGGAATATTATCTGAACAACTATATGATTTCATCTTCCAGACCTTTGGGATATTATTATACCAATGATCACCGGAACGATCTGAATAATAGTTACAGGGCAGAACAAGAAGTATTAAGCGCCTACGGAATGATAGATCTGAGAATAGCTGATAACTGGAGAATCGTCACCGGCGCAAGAATGGAAAATTCCTACATTTTCACCGAAAACAAGGTAGATGAGGACGCAGATACATACAAAAGCGGAGAATTGAAAGAAACAGATTTTCTTCCTTCCCTGAATATGACCTACACCATTCAGGAAGATATGAACCTGCGCCTTGGCCTTACCCGAACATTAGCCAGACCTATTTTTAAGGAGATTGGTACTGCTTATTACGATTATAAATCAGGGTTTTATGTTTACGGGAATCCGGACTTACAAAGAGCCCTTATCGATAACCTGGATTTAAGATGGGAATACTTTTTTAAGCGAGGGGAAAAAATAGCAGTCAGTGGTTTCTATAAATCTTTTCAGAATCCCATTGAGCAAAAGCTATTGGTTGAAACACAAAATTATGAGATCAAATATGTAAATTCCGAAGGTGCCAGGTTATATGGTGCCGAATTGGAATTCAGGAAAAAATTGGATTTTGTGGATGCATTAAGCAATTTCTATCTGGGTGGAAATTTTACCTATGTCAAATCAGCGGTACAAATTCCGGAAGATGTGTTGGAGGATATCCGGGTGGGAGATCCCGACAGGGAAGATACCCGGCCCATGCTGGGTCAGGCTCCCTATATAGCTAACGCCTATTTGAACTACGAAAACAACCAGCGAGGTCTTAGCACAACAATGGGTTTTCATGTGAGCGGAGAAAAGCTCAGTCTTATCACTAAAGGAAGTACACCTTACATATACGAATTACCGCGACCTGCCTTAAATTTTAGTGTCGAAAAGAAAATTGGGGAGCAAATTACTGTTGATGCCTCTGTTGACAATATTTTGAACTCCAAATACAGAGAAGCGCATCATTTCGACAGTGGTGACCGGTATAGTCTAAAACATGCAGAGGGAAGAAAATTCTCAGTGGGAATCAAGTACGCAATTGAATAATCATAAAATTCCTCACTCAATTGCAGAGTTAGGGGCTATCAATCCAGCCCCACAAATAATTAACATGTATTTAATACTGAAATAACATTTTCTTAAATTTGGCGTAATCAATAATAGAACATGTGGTATAAATCTTAAAAAGAACAATCATGAAAAAAACAATTACATATTTACTTCTGTTTTTACTGCCTGTCATTGTTTGCTCGCAGGAGGTGACCAGGGAAGAGGGTAAATATTACACCCAGGAGGGGGAGCTTTTTACCGGTATCAACAAAAAGTACTACGAAAATGGCAATATAAAGGGTGAATTCAATATAGAAGACGGGGTTTTGGACGGCAAATCCGTGGTTTATTTCAAAGACGGCGCCAAAAAAGAAGTCCGCTCCTATAAGAATGGGAAAATGCATGGTGTTTGGAAAACATGGAACGAAAACGGCATTAAGGTTGCCCGGGCAGTTTATAAAAAAGGTAAAAAGAATGGTACATGGAAAATCTGGGATGACGATGGCACCCTGCGATTCAGAATGAAATATGATGAGGGGAAAAAAACGGGCAAATGGTATAATTACGATAAAAACGGCAACCTCGTGGCAACGAAGGAATTCGGGGAAAACTAGTAATGGGTTGTGAGTTATGAGTTGTAAGTTATGAGTTATGAGTATGTGAGTGACGTGAGCTGAGTGAATGTGAGTTAGATGCTGGTTCAGAGGACATTTGTCTCAAAACTCATTACTCACTACTCATTATCTCCTACTCAAATTTCAGCATCTTCTCAGGATTCGGGCACAGGTTCATGTAGTAATCCTTGTCAGTAACCGGTGCAACGCCATAAAAGTCGCCTTTCCAGCCCAACATATCACTGATCAGTTGAAAGTGCAAATGTGGAGGCCACTGCCCATTCTCATCCGAATCTCCAATACTGGCAAAATCATCCCCTTTAAGTATCTCCATACCTTCCTCTAAACCTTTAAGGGATGATCGACTTAAATGTCCGTAAAGTGTATAAAAAGTTACATCATTCAAATGATGCTCCAGAACAATCGTAGCACCATAATCTCCGAACTTGTTGTTGTCACGAAAACTATGAACCCATGAATTAATCGGGGCATAAATGATGGTACCGGCCGGCACCCATATATCGATTCCCAGGTGAATGGTGCGAACTCCTTTTCCTTTCCCCCCGTTAAATATAGAACTTTGATGATATATGATCCGGTCTTCTCCGTAACCTCCGATACCTAGTTTTTTATAGTTATTCAGTACAGATTGAATATACGCTTTGAAAGCTTCAGTATCATTAATATTAATATTTTTAAGCTTCTGATTGGTTTTGGTGAAGTCCATCTCTACAAAATCCTCCCTGTTGACCCCCAATTTCATTATGGGTTCAATGGTGTCATTATACTTTTCTAATACCGCTTCTAATTGCCTGGATTTATACATGATATAGAGAAATTTTTTTCTGTTATTTGAAGGCCGAAGTTACAGGAAAACTCATAATAATCCTACAATTATTTTTATTTATTCAATGGAAATTTTCAAAATTTTAAACAAATCATAAAAAACACCGGTTTTTGTGCGAAAAAACCGGTGAAATAATGACGGCAGAAATCCATCTGCCCGAACCTGGAAATAGATGGTGT
This window harbors:
- a CDS encoding peptidoglycan DD-metalloendopeptidase family protein, which translates into the protein MYKSRQLEAVLEKYNDTIEPIMKLGVNREDFVEMDFTKTNQKLKNININDTEAFKAYIQSVLNNYKKLGIGGYGEDRIIYHQSSIFNGGKGKGVRTIHLGIDIWVPAGTIIYAPINSWVHSFRDNNKFGDYGATIVLEHHLNDVTFYTLYGHLSRSSLKGLEEGMEILKGDDFASIGDSDENGQWPPHLHFQLISDMLGWKGDFYGVAPVTDKDYYMNLCPNPEKMLKFE
- a CDS encoding toxin-antitoxin system YwqK family antitoxin yields the protein MKKTITYLLLFLLPVIVCSQEVTREEGKYYTQEGELFTGINKKYYENGNIKGEFNIEDGVLDGKSVVYFKDGAKKEVRSYKNGKMHGVWKTWNENGIKVARAVYKKGKKNGTWKIWDDDGTLRFRMKYDEGKKTGKWYNYDKNGNLVATKEFGEN
- a CDS encoding TonB-dependent receptor — encoded protein: MKLRSVLTLIILLINISLVLGQKGTLRGKITDEETGETLIGSTIKVKNKTIGTISDFDGNYSLKLSPGVYTIQVSFVSYETKVFEDIKIQSDEITKLNVNLGKADTEIGEVVITAEARGTSENAMQILQKKSSKVMDGISSEQINKLGDATAAKALKRVTGVSVQDDKYIYVRGLGSRYTKITLNQADIPALDPEKNTVQMDIFPGNIIENIEVHKTFTPDMPGESTGGQVDVVTKDFPSNFTLQFSSSFGYNPQVHLNNNFLSYEGGNTDWLGRDDGTRAIPDRADQALDRMIEDDLGQIVQGQFTTEELMDISQSFNKTMAPREKQSFLDHNHKFSIGNQTDFLGNPLGYNAAVSYTRNFSYYNEGTYGIYEESNTPSPLKIMEDERGSEKVNITGLLNMNYKLSNNNKLGVRYLKSQNGTKNARYQDGYFFYENRQNTDRNLGFLERGFDSYQVHGKHVLPSLNKMVIDWMGAYTDMHQEEPDLRFFENLYEINNGKVSNYKLKTNTTPARFYRNMNEQNFHTKVNLELPVKIFEGDSKLKVGAEYSNKNRNLNNTKFSLTYNMTSFPTGEPEYYLNNYMISSSRPLGYYYTNDHRNDLNNSYRAEQEVLSAYGMIDLRIADNWRIVTGARMENSYIFTENKVDEDADTYKSGELKETDFLPSLNMTYTIQEDMNLRLGLTRTLARPIFKEIGTAYYDYKSGFYVYGNPDLQRALIDNLDLRWEYFFKRGEKIAVSGFYKSFQNPIEQKLLVETQNYEIKYVNSEGARLYGAELEFRKKLDFVDALSNFYLGGNFTYVKSAVQIPEDVLEDIRVGDPDREDTRPMLGQAPYIANAYLNYENNQRGLSTTMGFHVSGEKLSLITKGSTPYIYELPRPALNFSVEKKIGEQITVDASVDNILNSKYREAHHFDSGDRYSLKHAEGRKFSVGIKYAIE